From a single Brassica napus cultivar Da-Ae chromosome C9, Da-Ae, whole genome shotgun sequence genomic region:
- the LOC106390631 gene encoding mitochondrial amidoxime-reducing component 1 yields the protein MDNALSPSPAGEIAGRVASLYVYPIKSCRGISLSQASLTPTGFRWDRNWLIVNSKGRGLTQRVEPKLSLIEVEMPKHAFAQDWEPDNNSNMVVRAPGMDVLMVSLAKPEKIADGVSVWEWFGSALDEGEEASNWFTTFVGKPCRLVRFDSDSETRPVDPNYAPGHFAMFSDMYPFLLISQGSLDALNELLKKPVPISRFRPNILVDGCEPFAEDLWTEILIDNFTFHGVKLCSRCKVPTINQDTGIGGEEPIETLRSFRSDKVLQPQKKPQGKIYFGQNMVLKDGFGDGITKTIEIGDSVFVLGKLSSPTEAAT from the exons atggaCAACGCTTTGTCTCCGTCGCCGGCAGGTGAAATCGCGGGAAGAGTAGCCTCTCTGTATGTCTATCCGATCAAATCTTGTCGAGGGATATCTTTGTCTCAGGCTTCTCTCACTCCCACAG GGTTTCGATGGGATAGAAACTGGTTGATTGTGAACTCTAAAGGAAGAGGATTGACTCAAAGAGTGGAACCAAAGCTTTCCTTGATTGAAGTTGAAATGCCTAAACATGCGTTTGCACAGGACTGGGAGCCCGACAACAACTCTAACATGG TGGTTAGAGCTCCTGGCATGGATGTACTTATGGTTTCACTAGCTAAACCTGAGAAAATAGCCGATGGTGTCTCAGTCTGGGAGTGGTTTGGCTCCGCACTTGATGAAGGAGAGGAAGCCTCTAACTGGTTTACAACTTTTGTTGGGAAGCCTTGTCGACTTGTTCGTTTTGATTCag ACTCTGAGACAAGACCTGTGGATCCAAACTACGCTCCAGGTCACTTTGCGATGTTCTCAGATATGTACCCTTTCTTGCTTATATCACAG GGTTCCCTTGATGCCCTGAATGAGCTTCTCAAGAAGCCTGTACCGATCAGCCGATTCAGACCCAA CATCTTGGTTGATGGATGTGAACCATTTGCTGAGGACTTATGGACAGAGATCCTTATAGACAATTTCACCTTTCATGGTGTGAAATTATGCTCTCGTTGCAAG GTACCGACGATAAATCAAGACACTGGAATTGGAGGTGAAGAGCCAATTGAGACTCTGAGGAGTTTCAGATCAGACAAAGTCTTACAGCCACAGAAGAAACCACAGGGAAAG aTATACTTTGGACAGAACATGGTTTTGAAAGATGGGTTTGGGGAtggaataacaaaaacaatcgAGATTGGTGATTCTGTTTTTGTCCTTGGAAAACTCTCCTCTCCTACTGAAGCAGCAACttga